GATTCGAAACTTTGATGTCCAGATCGACGTCGAAAAAGACGGCGATATCATTGTCACCGAGACGATAGAGATCAATGTGCAGGGCCGCGATATCCGGCGGGGCATTTTTCGCGATTTACCCGCCTATTATCAAGATGACGATGCCCGCGGCCGGTTGCCCTATCGTTACAAGGTTCTCAGCGTCACCAGGGATGATCAGCGCGAGCCGTATGAGCGTGAAAGAACCGGCAATGCCATGCGCCTCCGGATCGGCAATCCCGACGTCTATCTCGAGCATCGCGTGCACACCTATGAGATCCGCTACCGCGTGAAGAACCAGGTGCGCTACTTCGATGCGTATGACGAAATCTACTGGAACGCGACCGGCACCTATTGGCTGTTTCCCATCAATAAGGCTCGCGTGGAAATCCGGCTTCCGGAGGGCGCAAGGCGCCTTGAGGCCAACGCGTATACCGGGCGCGAGGGGGCAGATGGGCGGGATTATTCGTATCAGGCGACGGCAACATCGCACATCTTCCAAACCAGCCAGTCCCTCGGCGTGCGCGAAGGGATTACAGTTTCACTCACCCTTGAAAAGGGAGCGATTGAGCCGCCATCTTTCTCCGATGAAGGATGGTTGTGGTGGGCCCGCAATGGCGCATTGACGGCGCTCGTGGCGTCTTTTTTCGGCTTGTTGGTCTTTTACCAGCGCAGCTTCGATCGGGTCGGACGGGATCCGGAGAAAGGCCCCGTCTTCCCGCAATACGAACCGCCCAAGGGCTACTCGCCAGCGGCGGCGCATCATATCTATTATCGCGGGTTTCGCAGCCATGATGGCCTAATTGCCAGCCTGATGTTCCTCGCCGCCAAGGGCTATATGCAGATCGATGTGGACAAACAGGACAAGAAGAAAACCACACTGTCGAAACAGCCGTCCGGCGCCGGAACGGGTCTGACCGCTGAATTGAGTGGTCTGTATAATCGCCTGTTTGAAGGTGGCACAACGGTGAAACTTGGCGAAAAGTATGATGCCGATTTCACCAAGGCCTATACCCAATTTCGCAAGAAGATTTCCGGCAAGTATGGCGCGTCTTACTTCAAATGGAATCTTGGCTATCTGATTTTCGGCGCCATTTTGAGCGTCGGCGCAATCATATTCGCGGTCATGCAGGCCTCGTTCTGGTCGGGGTGGCACACGCTTCTGGTCGTCGCCCTGGCGGGTTTGAATGGCCTGTTCATGTACTTGATGCCGGCGCCAACGCGGAAAGGTCAGGATGTGCGGACCCACTTGCAGGGCTTCCGGCTGTATATGGAAAAGGCGGAAAAGCTGCAGCTGAATGCCGTGGACGTCGGCAGTGATGCGCCCCCGCCAATGACGGTAGAACGCTATGAGACTTTCCTGCCTTATGCCATCGCGCTCGGCGTGGAAAAACCGTGGACCAAGCATTTCGAGCGCCTCATTCCGGAGGAGGCAAAGAGCTATGACCCCGCCTGGACCAATATGAACGCCCACACGTTTGGTTCGATCGGCGGAATGACGGACAAGATGGTGTCCGGCATGAGCTCGGGCGTGACCAGCGCACTCCCTCAAAGCTCAAGTTCTTCGGGCAGCGGGGGTGGCGGATTCTCCGGCGGTGGCGGCGGTGGCGGAGGCGGCGGCGGCTGGTAAACAGGGCCGATTTGACTTGGCTATTGCCTGACCGCAAGGTCTAGTTGTAAACCAGTTAAAACAATCCAGCGAGTATACAATATTATTGAAACGATCCGCTGGATGAAATGTCTAAATCTGCAATCGAGCAAGTATTTCAGGGTGTTTATTAGACATCTGCCAAATGGTTTTCGTAATCCTTCTGAATGACCAATGCTGCAAATGATTCCGTTTCAAATCTAGATTTGTTGACTCAAGCCACTGACATTGTCGCGGCTTATGTAAGCAATAATGCGATCAGTCCGGCGGACTTGCCGGGTCTGTTGAAAGTCGTGCACGCCAAGCTGGGAGAATTGGCGGAGACGGGGTCGGATGCGCCTCGGCCCGATCCTGCGGTTCCGATCAACAAGTCGGTCACCGATCATCATATTATCTGTCTTGAAGATGGGGCGAAGCTGAAAATGCTGAAACGCTATCTGCGGACGCATTATGATATGTCCCCGGATGAATATCGGGCACGGTGGGGCTTGCCAGCGGATTACCCCATGGTCGCGCCTGAATATGCGCGCCGCCGCTCTGATTTTGCAAAGAAAATCGGGCTTGGCAAAAAGGGCCGCTAAACGCGCCTATTTGAAGTAACGATCGAGCACCGGCGTATGATCAGGCTTGCGCAGGCGCTCGCCTGCATCCAGGGCGAGGTCGAGAAAGATCTCGACTTCTTCAAATTCCGTGACTTCAAAATTGGCTTCTTCAAGATGACTTTGAAGCAGCCTCATGGTCGCCAAAACCCGGTCCAATCGCTCGGACTCGCTCACCCGCTTGCTCATTTCTCCACCCACTTTCTGATCGCGTGTCTTTGCCAGACACCCGTATGGAAAGGCTTAATCCAGTCGATAAAAGTTTATCTGCTTTGCTCAAAATGCAGTTTTGCTCTGGATTAAGACCGCTCTCTGAGCAAAACTTTCGTTAAGGAAACAATATTTGGGGGATGAGGTGTTATCGGAGCGGTTTAACTGGGACAGATTAAGGGTGTTTCGGCTGGTCGCGGAAGCGCACAGCATGACCGCCGCTGCCCGCACGCTCGGAGAATCGACCCCAACCGTCAGTCGCCGCATCAATGATCTGGAACGGGAACTCGGCACCAAGCTGTTCCAGAGATCCAAGCGCGGGGTGGAGCTGACCGCCGCCGGAAAGCGATTGCTTGATCTCGTTCAGAAGATGCAGGGCCTGGTCGAAACGGTGGGGGATCAGGTCGCGGAAAATAACAAGACCATTTCAGGGGCTGTCAAAATCAAAGCCGGCGATGGGCTGGGTCCGTTCTGGATTGCCCGGCATCTGCCTGCGTTTCATCAATCGGTCCCGAATGTGCAGATCGATCTCGAAATCGGTTTGGCGGTTGATGAGGTGGTTCACCGGCAAGCCGATCTGGCCATCGTATTCGAGAAACCGACCCATCCCGAAATCATCGCCCAGCGACTCGGGACGCTGCATTACATGTGTTTCGCGTCCGAGGCCTATATCGAACGCAAGGGCCATCCACAGTCCATCTTCGATTTTCAGGATCACAAATTGCTGATGCATACGGCTTATGTGCATCAGGTCGAGCGTTGGTCGAAGAATATCAAGCAACTCAAGGATTTCATTGATTATTCCGTCATCACCAATTCCGGGACGGCTTTGATCACGCTTGCCTCAAATGCTGGCGGCATCTCTATTCTGCCGAGCTATATTGCGGAAGTCGAACCGGATCTGGTGCCGTTGCATTTACCGGCACTCGCGCCGATCCAGTTCTGGTTGACCTATACAGAACGGGTGCGTCGCAATCCGGCGGGCATGGCGGCGATCGAGTGGTTGCTCTCTATCTTCAATGATCAGCAGCATAAGTGGTTTGAGTCCGACTTTGTGCATCCGGACAAGATCAATTCGGTCGGCAAAGAGCTTGAAACCGAGGATGTCTTTGGCTTGTCGTCCAGCATTCAGCACTAGACTGCCAGGTGGTTCGCCAATGGCGTTCAGAGCCATATGGATTCAATTGATCGTTTCAGAAATCAACTGAATGAGCGCCTCGGGCGAGGCCGGTTTTTCCAGAACTTGTGCAAACCCGGCCGTACGCGCACGGGCGAGCAGGGAATCTGAATAATAGCCGGTAATCATGATGGCCGGCGTCTGGTCATTACCAGCGCGCAGGCGGCGCATGACTTCCAGGCCATCGAGCCGCGGCATCTTGTAATCGATCAGCAGACAGTCACCGCCATGTCGGCCTTGCAAGGTCAGGAATTCTGTGCCGCTGCGATAGGCATCGATCACGAAGCCCCGGGCCCGCAACAGCATGGTCATCGAACGACGCACATTCTCATCGTCCTCGATCAAGACGAGCCTGGAGGAGGGGGCGCGCGACTCGCGGGCGGATGAGGCGGATGGCTCCAGCATAGTCTTACGTGTAGAGCAGCCAATCTGGCACGTCTCTAGGTAGTGTTCCTCAGATCAATCCGCGCCCAGACCGGCGACAAAAGCCAGCCGTAAGGCGGAAGACAGGCTGTCCGCCTCAAGCTTTTCCATCATGTGCGCGCGGTGAATTTCAACCGTCCTTGGCGAGATCGAGAGCGCCTGCGCGATGCCCTTATTTGTCAGACCGGCGACCAGGCATTCCAGCACTTCCTTCTCGCGCGGCGTCAGCGCGGTAAGTTTGGCCTGCGCGTCCTTGCTGCGACGATCGTCCGCCGATTGCGTGTCGAGCTGCTCGAATGCGTTTTCGATCGCCGTCACCAGGGTTTGTTTTTCATACGGTTTTTCGAGAAACTCGATCGCGCCGCTCTTCATGGCTTCCACCGCCACCGGGACGTCGCCATGGCCCGTGAGGACGATGACCGGCATGGTGATTCCGCGCTGGTTCAGCGCGTTCTGGACCGCCAGGCCGTCCATGCCGGGCATGCGAACATCCAGCAGAATGCACCCTTCCTGATCGGATTCGACTTGCTCAAGAAAGGATATGCCGTCCGGAAAGGTCTTCACCAGAAAGCCGGCATGGCGCAGCATGAAGCTGGCAGAGTGCCGGATGGCCTCGTCATCGTCGACGAGAAAGACAGTGCGGTTGCTCATTTCATTCCTCTCCTTTTGCCAGGCGAAGGGTGAATTTGAAGGCGGCGCCGCCCTGATCAGACGGCGCATACTCGATATCAGTGCCGTGCGCGTCGAGAATGGTCTGACAAATCGACAGACCGAGGCCCATGCCGCCGACCTTTGAGCTGTTGAACGCATCGAACGGCGACGCATCGCCGTGACCCTGATAGCCGGGCCCATTATCCTCAACCGTGATCACGGCCAGATTCTCTTCCAGCTCGGCCCGGATCCAGACTTGTGGATTGGCGGTTTCCGAGAGCGCTTCGATGGCATTCTTGACCAGGTTGACGATCACTTGTCGCAATTGCAGCCGGTCCGCCAACAAGGCGGGAAAGTCCTCCGGTACGCGCGAGATCACCCGGGCGAGTTGGCCTTCAATGCCGACTTTCGCCAATGAAATCGCATCATCAACCACGTCTTGCAGGAGAACAGATCTCAGATCGAGTTCGCCCCGCGATACATAATCCCGCAGACGCCGCACAATCTGCCCGGCGCGAATCGATTGCGTCGCGGCGGCGTCGAGCGCCTCCTGAATGAAGGCGAGCGTCTCGGGATCTGCATTGTTCAGCAGGTCGCGGGCGGCTTCGAGATAGTTGGCCACCGCGGTCAACGGCTGGTTCAGCTCATGCGCCATTGCCGACGCCATCGTTCCGACAGCGCTGAGGCGCGAAAAATTGGCCAGTTCGACCTGCATCTCGTTCAGGCGCAGCGCATTTGCCTGCTGCTCGGACATGTCGCGAATATAGCCCGTGAACAGGCGCCGGCCTCGAATATTGGCCTCACCGATCTTCAGCTCGACCGGAATCCGGTCACCATTGGCGAGCTTGGCTTCAACGATGCGGCCGATCCCGATGATCTGTTTCTCACCGGTCGAGAGATAGTTGCGGATATAGCGATCATGATGGGCCTCATCCGCGCCGGCCATCAGGACAGAGACATTCTGGCCGGCAATTTCCTTCGCCTTGTAGCCAAACAGGCGTTCCGCGGCGGCGCTGAAGGCCAGGATCTGCCCGGCTTCATCGATCACGATCATCGCATCCGGGACCGAGGCCAGAATCGACTGCATCAACAGTTCCAGGGATTCCAGGTCTCCGTAGGACCCGGATGAATCTTTTAGAATAGGGGATTGCGGCTCTGACATCAGCCAACCTTTGTAGCGGGCGTCAGACATGGATCAATCCGATCAGGAAGCGACAGAGCGCCGCTTCGCAAACAGCTCGAAAGCTGCAAACGCCGCCACCATCAGTCCAGCGGCCAGCATATAGCAGCCCCAGCAATGAGCGCGCGCCAACCAACTGGCATTGCTGAGCGCGATGTTCAGCGTCTCACCATTGCAGCTTGGCACAGAGAGCAGCGGGATTGTGCCCATGTGGAGCCAGGTCTTGAGACCGCCAATCACAATCATCGCTGCGCCGAGAAGGGCTTGCCAATAGGTCGTCATGTCCGAGTCCGCTCCTGAACTTGTGCCTCCGTATTTACCGAGTGCGGCGGGCACGCACATAGGGGAATTCCCTTATTCAGGCCAACCGCGGCCAAAGTTATGCATCGCTCGAAGCTGAAACCGCCCCTTTTTTGGGGGACTGACGGAGGTGTATCTCGGCGATGACTGAAATGATTGGGGCCACGCGGCGCGGGAACAATACCAGCATATTAGGGGTCGGTGCGCTCACCAGCGTCTTCCTGTTCCTCGCTTTGCTGATGGCGACCTATTCCAAGGATGCCGGGATGGAATATCAGGCATTGACCTTCTTGCTCTTGGGCGGGGTCTTTGTTGTCGGAACGGCCCTCTGGGCGGGCGGTCTGGTGGACCGAAACCCGTTCGATGAGAGCGAATACGAGAATACCCTGATCAAGTTCGGGGTCGCTGCCTCGATGTTCTGGGGCATAGCCGGGCTTCTGGTCGGGGTGGTCATCGCCCTGCAATTGACCTGGCCAAACCTGTTCTATTTCCCAGAGCTTGGATGGACCAATTTTGGTCGCCTGCGCCCGCTGCATACCAGCGCAGTGATTTTTGCCTTTGGCGGCAATGTTCTATTGGCCACCAGTTTTTATGTCGTGCAACGCACCTGCCGGACGCGTCTGGCAGGCGGTATGTGGCCGTGGTTCGTATTCTGGGGCTACCAGATCTTCATCGTCCTGGCTGCCACCGGCTACCTGATGGGAGTGACCCAGTCCAAGGAATACGCTGAGCCTGAATGGTATGTCGACTTGTGGCTGACCCTGGTCTGGGTCGTCTACCTGCTCGTTTTCCTCGGCACGCTGTGGAAGCGGAAAGAGCCGCATATTTACGTGGCGAACTGGTTCTTCCTCTCGTTTATCGTCACCATCGCGATGCTGCACATCGTCAACAATCTGTCGATACCGGTCAGCCTGACCGGCTCAAAATCAGTGCAGGTCTTTGCCGGGGTTCAGGATGCGATGACACAGTGGTGGTATGGCCACAATGCGGTCGGTTTCTTCCTGACCACGGGCTTCCTAGCCATCATGTATTACTTCATTCCGAAGCGCGTGAATCGGCCGGTCTTTTCCTACCGCCTGTCCATTGTGCACTTCTGGTCGCTGATCTTCATCTATATCTGGGCCGGTCCACACCACTTGCATTATACCGCGCTGCCACAATGGGCGCAGACGCTGGGCATGACCTTCTCGGTGATGCTGTGGATGCCAAGCTGGGGCGGCATGATCAATGGCGTGATGACGCTGTCTGGCGCCTGGGACAAACTGCGCACCGATCCGGTGGTTCGGATGATGGTCGTCTCTCTCGCCTTCTATGGCATGTCGACCTTTGAAGGCCCGCTCATGTCGGTGCGCGCCGTCAACTCGCTCAGCCACTATACCGAGTGGGGCATTGGCCACGTGCATTCCGGCGCTCTCGGCTGGGTCGGCTATATCAGCTTCGGCGCGCTCTACTGCCTGGTGCCGTGGCTGTACAAGAAGAAGGGCCTGTTCTCCAAGTCGCTGGTGGAATGGCACTTCTGGATCTCCACGATCGGCATCATTTTCTACATGGTTTCCATGTGGTTCGCCGGCATCATGGAAGGCCTGATGTGGCGTGCCTATAACGAGTATGGCTTCCTCGAATACAGCTTTGTGGAGACCGTCGAGGCCAAACATATCAGCTACATGATCCGCGCTCTTGGTGGTCTGCTCTACTTCAGCGGTGCCGCGATCATGGCCTACAACCTGATCCGCACCGCGCTCGGGCACGGCGAAGCCGAAGACCTGGAGACCGCCAATGATCCTTACGCACAACCAGAGCCACGCGCCGCTGCGCTGGCCCCTGCTGAATAGGAGGCCCGGAGTATTATGGGACTGATGAACAATCACGGCGTCCTCGAACGCCACTCTTTGCTCCTCACCATCGGCATTCTCGTCGTGGTCTCGATTGGCGGGATCATTCAGATGGCGCCGCTGATGTACATGGACAATACGATCGAGAAAGTGGACGGCATGCGCCCGTACACGCCGCTGGAGCTGAAGGGCCGGGACATCTACATCCGTGAGGGCTGCTATGTCTGTCACAGCCAGATGGTCCGTCCTCTGCGCGATGAGGTTGAGCGTTACGGCCATTACTCGCTGGCGGCCGAGTCCATGTATGACCATCCCTTCCAGTGGGGGTCCAAACGTACCGGACCCGACCTGGCGCGCGTAGGCGGCAAGTATTCTGCCGAATGGCAGGTGGACCATTTGATTGATCCACGCGCTCTGGTGCCAGAAAGCATCATGCCGCCTTACGCGTTCCTGATGGACAAGAAGCTGCGTTATGACGGCATCGAGGATCGCCTGCGCACGGAGCGCCTGGTTGGCGTCCCGTATTCGGATGAGATGATCGAGAACGCCAAGGGCCATATCCTCGCCCAGGCCGACCCAGACGATAAGGGCTTTGACTATTATGACAGCCTGATGTCGCTCTACGAAGCTGAAGCGGGCCGCGAAGGCACGGTGGAAGCGCGCGACTGGGACGGCAATCCGGACGAAATCACGGAGATGGATGCGCTCGTCGCCTATCTTCAGATGACCGGCACGCTGGTCGATTTTTCCACCTATGAAGCCGACGATCTCGGCAACCGTCGATAGGGGAGGGCGAGACATGTACGAAACACTCGCAAGCTTCGCGCAGACTGGGGGACTGGTCTATTTCGTCCTCATGTTTGCAGGCGCCCTGGCTTACGCCTTGTGGCCGCGAAATCAGGAAAAATTCGATGCCGCCGCGCGGCTGCCTTTAGACGACGATGGAGGTCCTTCCAATGGCCGATGAAATCAAAGACATTGACGATCATAGCGGCATTGAAACCACCGGCCATAGCTGGGATGGGATCAAGGAGCTGAACAATCCGTTGCCGCGCTGGTGGCTCTATGTCTGGTACGGCACGATTATCTGGGCCGTGGTCTATATGGTCTTCATGCCGGCCATTCCCGCACTGCCTGGTATGGGCACCAACACGACCGGTCTGCGCAATCATTCCGACCGTGACCTGGTCGCTGCCGCGGTGGCTGATCTCAAGGAGGCGCGGGTAGAGCAATCGGCGACATTGCTCGAAGCCTCGCTGGAAGAAATCGAAACCGATCGCAACCTGCAACAATTCGCGCTGGCCATGGGAGAGAGCCTGTTCGGCGACAATTGCGCCACCTGCCACGGCGCCGGCGGCCGCGGTGCGATCGGCTATCCGACCCTGGCAGACGATGTCTGGCTCTGGGATGGCACCCTGGACGGGATTGAGTACACATTGCGCCACGGGATTCGCCATGATGACGATCTCGATACGCGCTTCTCGCTGATGCCGTCTTTCGGGCGCGACAATCTCCTGTCGACCGACCAGATTGACGATTTGACGGATTACGTCCTGCGGGTCTCGGGCCAGCCGCACGATGGCGCCGCGGCCGACCGTGTGGCCGATCTCTATCAGCAGCAATGTGCCTCCTGCCACGGTGCGAACGGGCAGGGTGACCGCACCCAGGGTGCGCCAGACCTGACCGACCAGGAATGGCTGTTCGGTGGTTCACGTGACGACATTTACAATACGATCTACAATGCCCGGAACTCGCATATGCCGGCCTGGCAGGATCGTCTTGATGATGCCTCGATCAAGGCGCTGGCCGTCTATGTCCACACGCTGGGTGGGGGTGAATAAGGGCTACTGTCATGGGACAGACCACGCTCAATATCCATCCGGGTGCGGGCTCCGGCGGACCAACCCCGCCGCCGCACAAGGACCTCTATGCCAAACGCGAGCAGATCTACCCCAAGCTCGCGCATGGCAAGTTCCGGCTGGTCAAATGGGTGGTGATGGCCGTGACGCTCGGTGTCTATTACCTGCTGCCCTGGATCCGCTGGGAGCGCGGCGAAGGCATTCCGAATCAGGCCGTACTCGCCGATTTTGAAAGCGAGAAATTCTACTTCTTCTTCATCGAGATCTGGCCGCAGGACATTCACTTCCTGGCCGGTCTCCTGATCCTGGCCGCGCTGGTCCTGTTCCTGGTGACCTCCCTCCTGGGGCGGGTCTGGTGCGGTTATACCTGCCCGCAGACGGTCTGGACCGATCTTTATATCTGGGTTGAGCGCGCGTTCGAGGGAGATCGCGCCGCGCGCATGCGTTTGGACAAGGCTCGGTGGAGTTTCAGCAAGTTTCTGCGCAAGTTCGGCAAACATGTAGTGTGGCTCGTCATCGCGTTCTGGACCGGCGGAGCGTTCATCCTCTACTGGCACGATGCCCCGACTGTCGCGCAGGGCTGGTTCACCGGCGAGGCGCCCCTTTCGGCCTACTGGTTCGCCGGCCTGCTGACGCTCACCACCTATTTTCTCGCCGGTTGGATGCGTGAGCAAGTCTGTACCTATATGTGCCCCTGGCCCCGTATTCAGGCCGCTTTGACCGACGAGCATGCGCTCAACGTGACCTATCGCTATGACCGCGGCGAGCCGCGCGGACCGAAGCGCAAGTCGGAAAGCTGGGACGATCGCGGCGACTGTATCGATTGTGATCAGTGCGTGCAGGTCTGTCCGGTCGGCATCGATATTCGAAACGGGCCTCAGCTGGAATGCATCCATTGCGCGCTGTGCGTCGATGCCTGCGATCAGATGATGACCAAGATTGGCCGTCCGACGGGGCTCATCGCTTATGACACGGACGTCGCCGTTGCCGCGCGCGCGGCGCATCAGACACCGCCCAAGTATCGCATCCTGCGCAGTCGCACCGTGCTCTACACGTTGCTGATCGGCGCCATTGGCGTGCTGATGGTGTGGGGCCTGGCGACCAAGGCCACCATTGAAGCCAACGTCCTGAAAGATCGATCGCCCCCCTTCGTGCAACTATCGACCAGCGACATTCAGAACGGCTATACGTTGAAATTGGTCAACAAGCTGGCTGAGCCGCGCCAGATGGAAATCAGTATTACCGGGATTGAAGGCCTGTCTTACACTGTGATCGGCATTGAGCATGAGGGCGCCGCGCCGCTGGAACTCCCGGTCGAGCCTTATGGCGTTGACCGCTATCGAATTCTGGTCAGCGCGCCCGCCGGCGCTCCGCAACGCCAGCTCACCATCTCGGTTCGCGATGTCGATACGCAGGAAACCGACACCAACCGCGCATCTTTCAGAGGACCCAACAGATGATAGACGCTCAAGCCGCCCCCGCCGCCGGTGCCTCTGGCAAAGAACTCAAAGGCTGGCATGTCCTGTTGATTATGCTTGGTTTTTTTGGCGTCATGTTCGCCGTGAATGGAGTGTTTCTCTACCATGCGATCACCAGCTTTCCGGGCGAGGATGTGAAGAAATCCTACGTTCAGGGGCTCAACTACAATGATACCTTGGCCGCCCGAGCAGCGCAGGCTGAATTGGGCTGGACAGCGGAGGCCGGCCTCCAGGATGGAGAGCTGATCTTCCGTCTGCACGATGCCGCAGGGGCCCCTTTGTCCAATTACACGGTCATCGGCGAGCTTCGCCGCATGGCCACGCGAGATGCGGATCAAGCGATCATTTATAGCGCTCGCGCAAATGGCGAGTATGTTGCCGATGCGGGCGCATTGGCGCCCGGTCAGTGGGCCCTGCGGATCAATGTGATGGATCCAGCGGCTGAAACCGTCCTGTTCAACGTCACCAAGACGATCCTCGTGTCATGACAGACACGGCGCTCTCCGGTCCCCTCGGTTGCCCGTCCGGGCTGGAACCGCCAACGCGGTCGGCTGGCAGCGATTACAGCGCCTTCGTGCACAGCAAAGGCGCACAGAAATCCCTGACGCTTTCCGTGCGCGGGGCGAAATGCGGCGGGTGCCTGTCCAAGATCGAATCTGCGGTAGGCGCGGTGCCGGGTGTTGATCATGTCCGAATGAACTTGTCGAACGGCAAGCTCAAGGTTGTCTGGCAAGGCGGGACTTCAGCCAACACGATCGTCGATCGGGTGACCGAGCTCGGCTATGGCGTGTCAGCCTATTCCGAGGATGGCTCGGAAAAAGCTGCCAAGCGCGAAGAACGGGCTTTGCTGATCTCCATGGGTGTCGCGGCCTTCGCGCTCGCCAATATCATGCTGCTCTCAGTCTCGGTCTGGGGCGGGCATGGCGAAATGGGCGGTGACACGCGCACAGCCCTGCACGCCATCTCCGGTCTGATCGCGTTCCCGGTTCTGGTGTTCAGCGGACGCCATTTCTTCCAGTCTGCCTGGTCCGTACTCAAGCACGGGCGGGCCAATATGGATGTGCCAATCTCGTTGGCGCTTATCCTGGCTTTCAGTGTCAGCGTCTGGGAGACCCTGGCAGACGGCGCACACGCCTATTTTGATGCGAGCGTCATGCTGCTTTTCTTCCTGCTGATCGGGCGTTTCCTCGATGCGCGCTTGCGGCGTCAGGCGCACGCAGCTGCACATGATCTGGCCGCTTTGCAAAATCGCTCCGTGAACCGGCTCGGCAAAAACCAGAGCGTTGAAAGCGTGCGCGCTGAAGATGTGCGACGCGGCGATACGATCCTGCTCGCTGCCGGTGAGCGCGCGGTGATCGACATCAAGATCGCCTCCGGCACCAGCACAGTGGATGAGAGCCTGGTCACGGGCGAAAGCCTGCCGCGCCTGATCCAGGCCGGCGAGACATTGTATGCTGGCACTGTCAATCTCGATCACCCCATCACCGGCGAGGCTCTGGGCGGCACGTCGGATTCCCTGCTCGCCGATATCGCACAAATGCTCGAGGCCGGAGAGCAGAAACGCGCCCGCTATCGCCAGATCGCCGACAAGGCCGTGTCACTCTATGTGCCCTTCGTGCACACGACGGCGGCGCTGACACTGATCGCCTGGCTATTGCTCGGCGCGAGTGTGCGCGAGGCCATCATGGTGGCGGTGGCGACGCTGATCATTACATGCCCTTGCGCGCTTGCGCTGGCCGCGCCGGTTGCGCAGGTCGTGGCGTCGGGGCGTCTGTT
This DNA window, taken from Hyphomonas sp. Mor2, encodes the following:
- a CDS encoding DUF2207 domain-containing protein, which gives rise to MLRLARLVAFFSLVFAICGPALAQEEIRNFDVQIDVEKDGDIIVTETIEINVQGRDIRRGIFRDLPAYYQDDDARGRLPYRYKVLSVTRDDQREPYERERTGNAMRLRIGNPDVYLEHRVHTYEIRYRVKNQVRYFDAYDEIYWNATGTYWLFPINKARVEIRLPEGARRLEANAYTGREGADGRDYSYQATATSHIFQTSQSLGVREGITVSLTLEKGAIEPPSFSDEGWLWWARNGALTALVASFFGLLVFYQRSFDRVGRDPEKGPVFPQYEPPKGYSPAAAHHIYYRGFRSHDGLIASLMFLAAKGYMQIDVDKQDKKKTTLSKQPSGAGTGLTAELSGLYNRLFEGGTTVKLGEKYDADFTKAYTQFRKKISGKYGASYFKWNLGYLIFGAILSVGAIIFAVMQASFWSGWHTLLVVALAGLNGLFMYLMPAPTRKGQDVRTHLQGFRLYMEKAEKLQLNAVDVGSDAPPPMTVERYETFLPYAIALGVEKPWTKHFERLIPEEAKSYDPAWTNMNAHTFGSIGGMTDKMVSGMSSGVTSALPQSSSSSGSGGGGFSGGGGGGGGGGGW
- a CDS encoding MucR family transcriptional regulator; protein product: MTNAANDSVSNLDLLTQATDIVAAYVSNNAISPADLPGLLKVVHAKLGELAETGSDAPRPDPAVPINKSVTDHHIICLEDGAKLKMLKRYLRTHYDMSPDEYRARWGLPADYPMVAPEYARRRSDFAKKIGLGKKGR
- a CDS encoding LysR family transcriptional regulator, yielding MLSERFNWDRLRVFRLVAEAHSMTAAARTLGESTPTVSRRINDLERELGTKLFQRSKRGVELTAAGKRLLDLVQKMQGLVETVGDQVAENNKTISGAVKIKAGDGLGPFWIARHLPAFHQSVPNVQIDLEIGLAVDEVVHRQADLAIVFEKPTHPEIIAQRLGTLHYMCFASEAYIERKGHPQSIFDFQDHKLLMHTAYVHQVERWSKNIKQLKDFIDYSVITNSGTALITLASNAGGISILPSYIAEVEPDLVPLHLPALAPIQFWLTYTERVRRNPAGMAAIEWLLSIFNDQQHKWFESDFVHPDKINSVGKELETEDVFGLSSSIQH
- a CDS encoding response regulator, which encodes MLEPSASSARESRAPSSRLVLIEDDENVRRSMTMLLRARGFVIDAYRSGTEFLTLQGRHGGDCLLIDYKMPRLDGLEVMRRLRAGNDQTPAIMITGYYSDSLLARARTAGFAQVLEKPASPEALIQLISETIN
- a CDS encoding response regulator, which codes for MSNRTVFLVDDDEAIRHSASFMLRHAGFLVKTFPDGISFLEQVESDQEGCILLDVRMPGMDGLAVQNALNQRGITMPVIVLTGHGDVPVAVEAMKSGAIEFLEKPYEKQTLVTAIENAFEQLDTQSADDRRSKDAQAKLTALTPREKEVLECLVAGLTNKGIAQALSISPRTVEIHRAHMMEKLEADSLSSALRLAFVAGLGAD
- a CDS encoding PAS domain-containing sensor histidine kinase, encoding MSDARYKGWLMSEPQSPILKDSSGSYGDLESLELLMQSILASVPDAMIVIDEAGQILAFSAAAERLFGYKAKEIAGQNVSVLMAGADEAHHDRYIRNYLSTGEKQIIGIGRIVEAKLANGDRIPVELKIGEANIRGRRLFTGYIRDMSEQQANALRLNEMQVELANFSRLSAVGTMASAMAHELNQPLTAVANYLEAARDLLNNADPETLAFIQEALDAAATQSIRAGQIVRRLRDYVSRGELDLRSVLLQDVVDDAISLAKVGIEGQLARVISRVPEDFPALLADRLQLRQVIVNLVKNAIEALSETANPQVWIRAELEENLAVITVEDNGPGYQGHGDASPFDAFNSSKVGGMGLGLSICQTILDAHGTDIEYAPSDQGGAAFKFTLRLAKGEE
- the ccoN gene encoding cytochrome-c oxidase, cbb3-type subunit I encodes the protein MTEMIGATRRGNNTSILGVGALTSVFLFLALLMATYSKDAGMEYQALTFLLLGGVFVVGTALWAGGLVDRNPFDESEYENTLIKFGVAASMFWGIAGLLVGVVIALQLTWPNLFYFPELGWTNFGRLRPLHTSAVIFAFGGNVLLATSFYVVQRTCRTRLAGGMWPWFVFWGYQIFIVLAATGYLMGVTQSKEYAEPEWYVDLWLTLVWVVYLLVFLGTLWKRKEPHIYVANWFFLSFIVTIAMLHIVNNLSIPVSLTGSKSVQVFAGVQDAMTQWWYGHNAVGFFLTTGFLAIMYYFIPKRVNRPVFSYRLSIVHFWSLIFIYIWAGPHHLHYTALPQWAQTLGMTFSVMLWMPSWGGMINGVMTLSGAWDKLRTDPVVRMMVVSLAFYGMSTFEGPLMSVRAVNSLSHYTEWGIGHVHSGALGWVGYISFGALYCLVPWLYKKKGLFSKSLVEWHFWISTIGIIFYMVSMWFAGIMEGLMWRAYNEYGFLEYSFVETVEAKHISYMIRALGGLLYFSGAAIMAYNLIRTALGHGEAEDLETANDPYAQPEPRAAALAPAE